In Cryptomeria japonica chromosome 5, Sugi_1.0, whole genome shotgun sequence, the genomic window AAAGTAATATCAAATGCCAATGAAAATGACATATGTGATGCTACTGAAGTGACTTCCACGTCGTTCATGAAGTAAAACCATTCTATTACAGCAGTGAGTTTGTACTGCTTCTGAAACTGGCTAATCATTGCTAGATATACCATCCATCTCTAATGATATCGAAATTAACTGGAATATTTTTTCTATTGCCTTAAAACCTTAGCCAAGATTATTCAAGAACAATCAAGCAAAAACTAGTTGCTAAAAAAAATTGTACAGACTTTATCGTTATAGAAATACATGTAATAAGAGTAAAAAATTAGAGTCCCCAATTCTTTTTCTAGTGATTTTCGATTCAGCGACCAAAGGCACTAAGCTGACCTAACATTTAATTCACATCCTTCTTACGAAAAGATTCTTTGAAATTAAAAACACAGTAACACTAATTAACAAGAAAGCTCTTAATATTACTTGTTCCTTCTTTGCTGTTCAGAATTAGGTGCAGAGACTATTAGACACAAATTCTGATAATTTCCATTGATTTCATATATAGATATCATATATTTCAATCTCTAAATCTCTTCAAAACATCGAATGATTCCAATCCAACATTAAAttctatataaataaaaataaagcaaaTTAAATAGATCATACAGAAACTAATTGTAGAACACTAATACATTGATAAACCATTTAACATCTCACACAGAGTACACCACCAAAGCTGATTTAAAACACATAGCCATACAAGACCTTGCTTTCTCACAGAACACATCGCCATTGTTGATACAAAATATCAAGCCAATCGAGACCCTGGGAAAACAAGGCTTCACATAGCTTCAAACAGATAGTTCTTAGGCCTAGccctttattttattataatagtaCTAATCATATGATTTTTGGATTAATCAGCCATAGGGACCTATATAGTAACAGCTAAGCTAAGTCACTGGAAGTGGgttggagagaagatattcttccAAGACCTTGAAGGTGTGTACTGCAGTTTCCTTGGCATTCTCTGGGTGTACAACCTCGCCTTCATGAGCCGGTTCATACTCAATAACCCACTTCACAACGCAAGTGCCTGATCTAACTCCAGGGCTTACCTTCAAAGTCAGCTTGTATGTCTTGTACTTATGCATTATCTCTCCACTCAGTACGCTGTGAGTGGTAGTCATATTGGCCTCGTCCAAGGATTCTATTTTCTCCAACTTGTAAGTTGCCATCTGAAACCCTGACAAAATATCCAACAAAATAAGCATGTCAGAGATCATACAGGATATTGCTTCCAACAACTAGAGAACTAGAGATCGCATGTTCTACTAGTAACATGGAAGGATTAAAACGTTATTACCCTAAATTGTATATTGGGGAAAACTTCTCTTTTGATTTAAATTATTTGATGCTTATAAATAAGCATAACTAAGCATATAAATTTGCTGACTCAAGATCACCTCCTTATAGAATTGTGTATATGTCGTGAAAGTCAAAATTTATGCACATTTACTTCAAAAAGCGTTATTAActcaatataatatttattttgttttttaatgaatagtgtttaaattattatttaaaagataTTGTTATATATATTGAAATAGTTTTTGTTTCTAGTCAAACAATGTAGTAATTACTATTTAGAAGATTTTTTATGCATATTCAAACAAAAGAGTGGGTAAAAATAGTCATATTTAAAAGCAACAGAACATAAGATATGATAAATTTTCTCAGAGCTATACCTAGAATTTAACCTTTCTTTGTATTTAAGAAATAATTAAAATTAcatatttatttttgaaaagaaTATTTAAAGATCCTTCCAATAACAAATCATAAATATGACATAGAACATTATTATGAAAACTACTTACACCATTTACTTTAAAgatatcaaaatataaaaaatagaataatagtTACTAACATTCTTAAAATCAAGAAACTTATGAAATGATTTGTATCTTTTTCCAGTCATTTTTTTAACTGTGTTGTACATTGATAATTTTTTCATTGAACTACCCATTGACAACAGCTTTATTCCTGTATATGTGTTAATTCAATAACAAAAATATAGATAGATACACAAATAGATAACagaaaaattatatttcaaaaacAAAAGAAGACTTTTAGGCTTTGGTATACCCTCTCCATATTTGATGAGTCTAACACTGCCATGGTTGATGCCATCTCCCTCAAGCACCTCAATGCTTTTGAAATGCTTGGGCATCAGCTTGGGAAAAATATTTGCACAAT contains:
- the LOC131042197 gene encoding MLP-like protein 423 isoform X3 — encoded protein: MAQTMSWEAELNVPANQIWKAFENCADIFPKLMPNHFKSIDVLEGDGISPGSVRLIKYGEGFQMATYKLEKIESLDEANMTTTHSVLSGEIMHKYKTYKLTLKVSPGVRSGTCVVKWVIEYEPAHEGEVVHPENAKETAVHTFKVLEEYLLSNPLPVT
- the LOC131042197 gene encoding MLP-like protein 423 isoform X2, giving the protein MAHSASWDAELNVPAKQIWKAFENCANIFPKLMPKHFKSIEVLEGDGINHGSVRLIKYGEGFQMATYKLEKIESLDEANMTTTHSVLSGEIMHKYKTYKLTLKVSPGVRSGTCVVKWVIEYEPAHEGEVVHPENAKETAVHTFKVLEEYLLSNPLPVT